The proteins below come from a single Lactobacillus johnsonii genomic window:
- a CDS encoding LacI family DNA-binding transcriptional regulator has protein sequence MTIRDIAKLANVSVATVSRIINNSGKVSDKTRLKVNKIIEETNYHPNQVARTLYQKRSKMIGIIIPFAENIFYSRIINGIQSVLQPAGYTCLISFSVGSNNKKYQAAINNFLQNNIDGIISSAFEMNENICRIPLVMYDSANISDDIIRIASDNAKGGKESVKLISTAKRAVLIQHLPLSLPTVKERVTSIINELKKRHLTYTLQEISEHDTYKLVAEKALHNIQTYDAIITINDIYAAHILKLARKMNLRVPADFQLVGYDNTEMSELTSPTLSTIDQQPELIGKTAAKRLLALIDGKSSTENSVIDIKTVKRESTK, from the coding sequence ATGACCATTAGAGATATTGCTAAATTAGCTAACGTATCTGTCGCTACCGTATCTCGAATCATCAATAATTCAGGAAAAGTAAGCGATAAGACACGATTAAAGGTAAACAAGATAATTGAAGAGACAAACTATCATCCTAATCAAGTAGCTAGAACTTTATATCAAAAGCGTTCAAAAATGATTGGAATTATTATTCCTTTTGCTGAAAACATCTTCTACAGTCGAATTATTAATGGAATTCAATCTGTTTTGCAGCCAGCAGGCTACACATGTTTGATATCTTTCAGCGTAGGTTCAAACAATAAAAAGTATCAAGCGGCCATCAATAATTTCCTTCAAAATAATATTGACGGTATCATTTCTTCTGCCTTTGAAATGAATGAGAATATTTGTCGTATTCCGCTTGTGATGTATGATAGTGCAAACATTTCTGACGATATTATTCGTATAGCTTCCGATAATGCTAAAGGTGGGAAGGAAAGCGTGAAGTTAATCTCTACTGCCAAAAGAGCTGTCTTAATTCAACATCTTCCTTTAAGCTTGCCAACTGTTAAAGAAAGAGTCACAAGTATTATTAATGAATTAAAAAAGAGGCACTTGACCTATACTTTACAAGAAATTAGTGAACACGACACTTACAAATTAGTCGCTGAAAAAGCTCTTCATAATATTCAGACTTACGATGCTATCATTACAATTAACGATATCTATGCAGCCCATATTTTAAAATTAGCTAGAAAAATGAATCTAAGAGTACCAGCTGACTTTCAATTAGTTGGCTATGATAATACTGAAATGTCTGAGCTTACTTCACCTACTCTTTCAACGATTGACCAACAACCTGAATTAATTGGCAAAACTGCTGCTAAAAGATTGCTTGCATTGATTGATGGTAAAAGTTCTACTGAAAATAGTGTGATAGATATTAAAACTGTAAAAAGAGAGTCAACAAAATAA
- a CDS encoding MFS transporter, with protein sequence MNVEKIKQDNKHNWKLKVGILGISLFLQVAGSNLAAIPLIAKSFPNQSLTSVQALFTLPSFTIMLFILFSNAVIKWVGKRNTVIIGMITTIVGGLIPFFISNFAIIVASRLLVGAGIGLFTSLAVSLIGDCFSGEEQKTLIGIQGAMGTLGNSSMTFVAGLLLGIKWQATFLYFLFIIPFLILFMMGYTPKMEKETTLEKSSTKEQKQRSKHAKIPASIYVAFLMLFLYFSAFMVEATASALVIQQNHLANQGMLSTEIAIAGLVGALISMAYARIFKVLKNFTPVVAISLGTVGFIVCSQAPNMTIFFIGLLLMMISSLIIPYVYDSILSEVDSSISNLIISIAQICNNLGAFASPYVIALLSGMTGLSTAVDQMRISAGILGVIALVFVVLAVSRNTKKTSAKAVK encoded by the coding sequence ATGAATGTTGAAAAAATAAAGCAAGATAATAAACATAATTGGAAATTAAAAGTCGGAATTCTTGGAATATCACTTTTCTTGCAGGTAGCTGGCTCCAATCTAGCAGCTATTCCTTTGATTGCTAAGTCCTTTCCGAATCAATCTTTAACTTCAGTACAAGCTCTCTTCACTTTACCATCTTTTACTATTATGCTTTTCATTTTATTTAGTAATGCAGTAATTAAATGGGTTGGTAAAAGAAATACAGTTATTATTGGGATGATTACGACAATAGTTGGTGGTTTAATACCGTTTTTTATTAGTAATTTTGCAATTATTGTTGCTAGTAGATTACTGGTTGGTGCTGGCATTGGTTTATTTACATCACTAGCGGTTTCGTTAATTGGAGACTGTTTTAGTGGAGAAGAACAAAAAACTTTAATTGGCATTCAAGGTGCTATGGGAACTTTAGGAAACAGTTCAATGACTTTTGTAGCTGGCCTTTTGTTGGGAATTAAGTGGCAAGCAACTTTTCTTTACTTCCTATTTATTATTCCATTTTTGATTTTATTCATGATGGGTTACACCCCAAAGATGGAAAAAGAAACTACTCTTGAAAAATCATCTACTAAAGAACAGAAACAGAGATCTAAGCATGCAAAAATTCCGGCAAGTATTTATGTTGCGTTCTTAATGCTATTTTTATACTTTTCGGCATTTATGGTTGAAGCAACAGCATCAGCTCTGGTTATTCAACAAAATCATTTGGCAAATCAGGGGATGTTGTCTACCGAAATTGCTATTGCGGGTCTGGTTGGAGCTCTAATTTCTATGGCATACGCTCGTATTTTCAAAGTACTAAAGAATTTTACTCCAGTAGTCGCAATTTCTTTAGGTACAGTTGGATTTATTGTGTGTTCACAAGCCCCTAATATGACTATTTTCTTTATTGGTTTATTGTTGATGATGATTTCAAGCTTAATTATTCCGTATGTTTACGACAGTATTTTAAGTGAAGTAGACAGTTCCATTAGTAACTTAATTATTTCAATTGCTCAGATTTGTAACAATTTAGGTGCATTTGCATCACCATATGTAATAGCTTTATTGAGTGGAATGACTGGGTTGTCTACTGCGGTTGATCAAATGAGAATTAGCGCAGGTATTTTAGGAGTAATTGCCTTGGTATTTGTAGTACTTGCGGTTTCAAGAAACACTAAAAAAACTTCGGCAAAGGCTGTTAAATAA